Proteins from a single region of Gossypium arboreum isolate Shixiya-1 chromosome 1, ASM2569848v2, whole genome shotgun sequence:
- the LOC108483073 gene encoding FCS-Like Zinc finger 14-like isoform X1: MHNFCGKKRPAINLNLFTSLSHSFFCLNPTKPPSNFQYGVVGLGIVAAMTDSTHTHQSICFAPSPRSTPIPIVSSVKAAPSFGGGFNSEKFDELSDNETFVISHFGDKLIKNQFGFGDDNKNCSGFTAAPSPRKNNMGQFKREFWSDGFLTSCHLCKKELHGLDIFMYRHTTKSLSSLHFGTTYLHKGEIKAKQVPRPTLLHVLE, from the exons ATGCATAATTTTTGCGGAAAAAAGAGACCCGCCATCAATCTCAACCTCTTCACCTCTTTATCGCACTCTTTTTTCTGTCTAAACCCCACTAAACCCCCAAGCAACTTTCAATATGGTGTAGTTGGGCTAGGCATAGTGGCAGCTATGACTGATTCAACCCATACACACCAATCTATTTGTTTTGCTCCATCCCCAAGATCCACCCCCATACCTATAGTCTCATCTGTTAAAGCAGCTCCCAGTTTCGGAGGTGGCTTTAACTCCGAgaagtttgatgaattatctGACAACGAAACTTTTGTAATTTCTCATTTTGGCGATAAATTGATCAAGAATCAGTTCGGTTTTGGAGATGACAACAAGAATTGCAGTGGGTTTACTGCTGCTCCTTCGCCTAGGAAAAACAATATGGGTCAGTTCAAGAGGGAGTTTTGGAGTGATGGCTTTTTGACTTCTTGTCATCTTTGCAAGAAGGAACTACATGGTTTGGATATTTTCATGTACAG GCACACAACAAAATCTTTAAGCTCTTTGCATTTTGGAACTACTTATCTACATAAGGGAGAGATTAAAGCAAAGCAAGTACCGCGGCCAACTCTTCTTCATGTTTTGGAATGA
- the LOC108483073 gene encoding FCS-Like Zinc finger 14-like isoform X2, which translates to MHNFCGKKRPAINLNLFTSLSHSFFCLNPTKPPSNFQYGVVGLGIVAAMTDSTHTHQSICFAPSPRSTPIPIVSSVKAAPSFGGGFNSEKFDELSDNETFVISHFGDKLIKNQFGFGDDNKNCSGFTAAPSPRKNNMGQFKREFWSDGFLTSCHLCKKELHGLDIFMYRGEEGFCSADCRDKQIRSDDHKQICALDCSQPAPHVLFSEVAAA; encoded by the exons ATGCATAATTTTTGCGGAAAAAAGAGACCCGCCATCAATCTCAACCTCTTCACCTCTTTATCGCACTCTTTTTTCTGTCTAAACCCCACTAAACCCCCAAGCAACTTTCAATATGGTGTAGTTGGGCTAGGCATAGTGGCAGCTATGACTGATTCAACCCATACACACCAATCTATTTGTTTTGCTCCATCCCCAAGATCCACCCCCATACCTATAGTCTCATCTGTTAAAGCAGCTCCCAGTTTCGGAGGTGGCTTTAACTCCGAgaagtttgatgaattatctGACAACGAAACTTTTGTAATTTCTCATTTTGGCGATAAATTGATCAAGAATCAGTTCGGTTTTGGAGATGACAACAAGAATTGCAGTGGGTTTACTGCTGCTCCTTCGCCTAGGAAAAACAATATGGGTCAGTTCAAGAGGGAGTTTTGGAGTGATGGCTTTTTGACTTCTTGTCATCTTTGCAAGAAGGAACTACATGGTTTGGATATTTTCATGTACAG AGGGGAGGAAGGATTTTGCAGCGCGGATTGCCGTGACAAGCAAATTAGAAGTGATGATCACAAACAAATATGTGCGCTTGATTGCTCCCAGCCTGCCCCACACGTGTTATTTTCCGAGGTCGCCGCTGCATAA
- the LOC108480944 gene encoding oxysterol-binding protein-related protein 4C-like: protein MLRRSEDEIKIVLTRPLSLNGELEVDYKAPNLIQRILSLFKNVRPGSDLTHFKLPPQFNFPKSHLQCYGETVYCSGSDMLRRCNQADNSLDRFMSVVAWSISTLRPPIFGVAPYNPILGETHHVSRATLNVLLEQISHHPPVSALHATDEEHNIELIWCHQCVPNFNGAWVETEVRGKRQLKLLSRGETYEMNSPNLLIKFLPLPGVDWAGNVTIRCKENGLEAELRFGTKSFFGLRGSHRSVKGKVYETATRRTLFQLNGHWDRTVTAKDNNSGKSRVIYNAEEVFSGLKTPVVKDLKGVRSTESAAVWSELSEAIMSQNWEKAKEAKNAVEEKQREVLRERELKGTTWVPQHFSVTYTKDGGWECSPIQQWVPPAPIVLPLS from the exons ATG TTAAGAAGAAGCGAGGATGAAATAAAAATAGTTCTTACAAGACCATTATCATTAAATGGTGAACTAGAAGTTGATTACAAGGCTCCCAATTTGATCCAAAGGATATTAAGTCTTTTCAAGAACGTACGCCCAGGCTCAGATCTCACTCATTTTAAG CTGCCGCCTCAGTTCAACTTTCCCAAGTCACATCTTCAATGTTATGGAGAAACAGTGTACTGCAGCGGCAGTGACATGTTGAGGCGATGTAACCAGGCCGACAACTCCCTCGACAGATTCATGTCGGTTGTGGCTTGGAGCATTTCCACGTTACGCCCGCCCATATTTGGGGTTGCCCCTTACAACCCCATCCTCGGTGAGACTCATCATGTCTCGAGGGCTACTCTCAACGTCCTCCTCGAACAG ATTTCTCATCACCCCCCAGTTTCTGCTCTCCATGCAACCGATGAGGAACACAATATTGAACTCATTTGGTGTCACCAATGTGTCCCCAACTTCAATG GTGCGTGGGTGGAAACTGAGGTGCGAGGGAAGAGGCAACTTAAGCTCCTGAGTCGAGGAGAAACATATGAAATGAACTCCCCCAACCTCTTGATAAAATTTCTGCCACTGCCAGGAGTGGATTGGGCTGGAAACGTCACAATCAGGTGCAAAGAAAACGGGCTTGAAGCTGAGTTACGATTTGGAACCAAGTCCTTTTTTGGTCTTAGAGGAAGTCATAGATCAGTTAAAGGAAAGGTCTATGAAACAGCAACCAGAAGGACCCTTTTCCAACTTAATGGTCATTGGGATAG AACGGTGACAGCGAAGGACAATAATAGTGGGAAGTCGAGGGTGATATACAATGCAGAAGAAGTATTTTCAGGGCTGAAAACCCCTGTCGTTAAGGATCTGAAG GGGGTGAGGTCAACAGAATCGGCAGCAGTGTGGAGTGAGCTAAGCGAGGCCATAATGAGCCAAAATTGGGAGAAGGCAAAAGAAGCGAAGAACGCAGTGGAGGAAAAGCAGAGGGAGGTCTTGAGAGAAAGGGAGTTGAAAGGAACAACATGGGTTCCCCAGCATTTCAGTGTGACTTACACCAAAGATGGTGGTTGGGAATGTTCACCTATTCAACAATGGGTTCCACCTGCTCCAATTGTTCTTCCTCTTTCATAG